Within Triticum dicoccoides isolate Atlit2015 ecotype Zavitan chromosome 1B, WEW_v2.0, whole genome shotgun sequence, the genomic segment gacttggttgtccggctgtgtcctgcagagccaattccaagcagttaccttGGACTCATAAAGCGGATTGTgggtgcctgtcctcggcttgatgctatcaagcgatcagtctgcatagaaggtgcgcgcatggcatttggccatgcaaaagtgcattgggggaagcttgatgcgaagaagctgatgactgaggggccaccggagggtaaggagcatcgcaagcccgaactgtactatgaaggtgtactgaagggggcccgcctggcggcggataagtgcaccaaagacattatatttccctgagggaattcttgccaatatttgtaatatgggataatggcacttttattatatattgcctaTTTTGTTTGAACATACATTCTTCCTGTGCTGCTATTTATTttatgtaaattctgagagttggccagtcgtcggcttcagcccccacatgagaagtacgggggtgttcgggatatttctgaacactctttatcccattattgggtccttataaggaggtgtttctcaccacgaactaggcaatcggactatagggctttactactctcacttagccataggaattcgagtatggtcggcgcaacccctagtgtttggaaggccgaactaggggctctattggcgcctgatcggaagactggTCCGTCGCAATCTGCATTTATGATGGTGTTATgcagaataaatctttaaggattttacaacctctcgaacagctgaccagctctcgttgtatcatgacagtcggttttcggctttctccactgaggtgctcgtccggcagaaccgggacacaatcgcagtcgtTCTCCcatcgctaccttagccgatggaacggaacgtaaggtaccaaaacatgggagccgggcaaacccaaccaatgacccaagacatgattcggagctgatgcatatagtgctataagttcggggtgccgagcgaccgagaaggtggtcggactttattgccgtactgtgaagcccctggcataaccagGTGTAACACGAAGCATGGCTGCCATTTTGTGGCAAAGGGGCGTTGATGATAAACAACGGCCGGTGCATGTTATTTAAGTCTGCGCATtgcagtaggatgatatgtctatgcatatgagtgcgatttatgattatgaaaaagagatggtttttggcggaacctgtgatggccggactggagggggctgtgaatggatcgaaagtgaatccgaactgccttctacctgcatggtcctgtccttgtgtgtccgggccaATTCCACGCCGCCAATCATGTTCTCcataaaagttagtttgtgaaggtaaatGCTCGGAGGCAGCCGAACGTCCTCCTGTGGTTGGTCtaaaggttcctgatcggaccctggtgaccccagccgctatACCGGGAAGCAGcacggactcctcagttggtgtccggatagttggctgtcatatcaaaatattgatAGGTATGCATGACTTGCTACTCCGGCAGCTATATGATTTCCGCTCTAGGGGCGTGGTTCGGCCTTGCACGTAGGCGTGAGTATATCACcggtgttggcctaatggtttaccacgtggaatctagtcaacatGGTTCATTCCATTAGCAGACGGTGGGTTACCGTATGAGGGGAATGCGCCGATGATGTGGCATTTCTTGGTTATCTGAAAACAACCATTAGAGTggtgggccaatgaacttggcctttgcacctgacaTCTTGTAGAAGGTGTTATTTGAAGATTCATACCCTCGGGGGCtttgtgtgttatggagcccctgGACTACTAGGTCTGGGGGGTACGGCAATTGAATTGTTGTGGTTTGTATGATAGGGGGCGGTCGACCGTACTGTTGTGCTctggggggtctcttgactagacgtctcccttcattgtttccggcacacgaccggtcgctttgttttgaagattcggcattctctattggtatgtttTGCCGTCTTTCTtggagtaccatgaatttcacacggttgatcgagtttgtggctcgggccgaataggcttgagttgttctttgtccgttgaccaTATTGGGAGTTGCTGAACTTGGCACCAGCTTCCCTGACTTGACCTTTATGAccattgcgccgaggcttgaggatgcctcttcgtgtatccttcttgctGTCTTAGACCGTAGTGGTGTGCGGacgtcgggttgtgtgcctttgtatctcctgcttaggttgaggtagccagttgtgccgtgaATGCCCTGtgttagggcggtcgagtccgtacttttcggtggccaggatcttggtccacctatccattaGGAAATCCTGGTCgactttaagctgctcttgcttcctttgcaggctccttgacGTGGCcatgagctgtcgcttgaagcgaacttgttccactggatcatcaggcacgccgaattcgtcattgccaAGGCttactcgtcttcggaggggggtgtatagttgtccctctccaagtatcccactgtGGCCTGTCTGGCCTGCTTGAAGGTAGGTTGATCAGGGATGTATTCTTCTGCGGCACTATACGGATCATCTTCGGgccggtattgatgtggcggggcttggagcggcgccgaagacgcccatgttttgcttttcctcccgaggggttatcctccgctgCCTCTtcaccattggtttccttcggagtgtccaccatatatatatcatatgaggaggtggctgtccaccatcttatgagcggtggctcctgtacttctcctgcatcgtcgtctataccgtcaatgtcttcgaagtcgaagtcaagcacgtcggttaaatcatcgaccatggcaatgaagtgggtggtgggtgggcaacgaattccttcgtcacctgcttcccactcaagccggacatagttcggctcagagcctcctgacaaagagagagactttaatgagttcagcatgtcgccaaaaggcgagtgctggaagatatccgcagcggtaaactccattcccggagcccaacctggctcggctggctcgggggtgtgcggaccggaaccgaGAGCCGAATACGAGTCCGGGGCCCCGGGGTtataggcctccacagaggtgcgacctgtgttcggctctaccgccgatgagtatgcggccagcagagcggggtccacccctccgtccttgggcaacgcaacctgctccggatttagatccggggctgctgcagggatgatgtcccgagcattgttcgacagcaggtctaggccgtgctcgtcgtgactatctgacgctcctggcacaggcctgaatccgtcgaagatcaagtctccgcgaatgtccgccgtgtagttcaagtttcgaacctgatctggtggccaggggcatagctctcgatctgctccagctgaccaagtgaattggcctgcagttcGAAGcctccgaacacaaagatctgtccggggagaaaagtctcgccctggaccgtgttgttggcgattgaagacgccatcaagcctcaaagccacgacacagaggaactctcaatgaaagcaccaatgtcggtgtcaaaaccggcggatcttgggtagggggtcccgatctgtgcgtcttaggctgatggtaataggaagcaagggacacgatgtttacccaggttcgggccctctcgatggaggtaaaaccctacttcctgcttgattaatatttaagatatgagtagtacaagagtagatctaccatgagatcgtagaggctaaaccctaagagctagcctatgatggtatgattgtaattgtgatcggccttctaaggaccatcctctctggtttatatagacaccggagagggctagggtctacatggagtcggttacaaggaaggaaatataatatccggatcgccaagcttgtcttccacgcaaaggagagtcccatctggacacggtccggagccttgagtcttgtatcttcacgcttcaatagtccggatgatgtatatagtctggctgtccggataccccctaatccatgactccctcaggggcccacaccccggcaaggagggtgggggcgtgccgcccctactgggcgccccctgtctcctgggccccctggtggccctccggtgcccatcttctgctatatgaggtcttttaccctagaaaaaaacaaGAGCAAGataacgagacgaaactccgccgccacgaggcggaaccttggcggaaccaatctagggctccggcggagctattctgccggggaaacttccctccgggaggggtaaatcatcaccatcatcaacaccaacgatcctctcattgggagggggttaatctccatcaacatcttcactagtaccatcccctctcaaaccctagttcatctcttgtatccaatcttgtatccaaaaccacaaattggtacctgtgggttgctagtagtgttgattactccttgtagttgatgctaattggtttagttggtggaagatcatatgttcagatcctttatgcatattaatactcctctgattatgaacatgaatatgctttgtgagtagttccgtttgttcctgaggacatgggtgaagtcttgctattagtagtcatgtgaatttggtattcgttcgatattttgatgagatgtatgttgtctctcctctactggtgttatgtgaacgtcgactacatgacacttcaccattatttgggcctagaggaaggcattgagaagtaataattagatgatgggttgctagagtgacagaagtttaaaccctagtttatgcgttgcttcgtaaggggctgatttggatccatatgtttcatgctatggttaggtttaccttaatacttcttttgtagttgcggatgcttgcaataggggttaatcataagtgggatgattgttcaagtaagggcagtacccaagcaccggtccacccacatatcaaaaattatcaaagtaccgaacgcgaatcatatgtgcgtgatgaaactagcttgacgaaaatacccatgtgccctcgggagcgcttttctcattatcagaaattgtccaggcttgtcctttgctaaaaaaggattgggccaccttgctgcaccttatttactttcattgcttgttacccgttacaaattatcttatcacaaaactatctgttacctacaatttcagtgcttgcagagaataccttactgaaaaccgcttgtcattttcttctgctcctcgtgaggttcgacactcttacttatcgaaaggactatgatagatcccctatacttgtgggtcatgaacTCACTACCTACAAACCTTCGCACCAGGGGGTAACACGTGCTACTACCGCTAACAGTCACACATAGAGGCCAAAAAGGTCGCAACGGACATCTTGGCGGCCTGTAGTCCTGTAGGTAAGATGAGATGGGCCAATGTGCCCATCGCCTGCACCGAAGAAGACTGCACGCAAAGCTACAACTTTTCATGTTTCTGGTCTTCGTAAGCAGATGAGTTCACCCGCCCTCTTGAATGATAGAGGGAGCTCCTTGCGTATGATCACGATGAAAAACTTGGACCAGATGTAGGTCTCTCACTCCAAAATAGAACCCGGGTGCAAGTCATTCTAAGGAGTCATACTAGGAAGTTGCGTACAAACATGTTGGCAAATCACGCTATTTGTAGTCTCTGTGAAAGAGAAAATTTGCTGACGAGTATGCATCTTCGAGGACTTCGACATTGTCTACAACGCACATCATTTCGGTAACTAACTACACCTACATGATGGTGGCAGCCCGTCTTCATAGTCAATGACTATTGACTATGCGCGGGCACCATGATTCATGACACCACAAACATGGTGACAGATTGGATGAAGTTAGCTTGTTTACGTGccatttttcttttgccaagtcagCCCCAACAATATAGACTCCACCGGTTAATTTCACTGCTAAAATGAGCTAATTTTCTATTCCGTGCTATCTATCGCGACCCTACCTCGGCAGTGGAGCTTATGGGTAGAAAACAAAAGTAATGATTTTGTGACAACCTAACCTCAAGCTATTTATAACTCTTCAGTTACATAGTTGGGCTCAACTATATAAGTCACTCTAAATCATAGGTAATTGGAAGCGTCTAGGCCTCGATATACTGATAATCTTTAAAGCTATGCAGAATACATAAACTCCTATTTGTCTCCACCTCGGGGAAGACTGTCCTCGGTATCGACTGTGATTTAGCAAATCGTTAAAAGGTCTTACAATGACTTCTTAGCAATGGTCCAAGAGTTTACTGGCCTTAGGGAAGCTCTAACCATACCTGTAAAAAGATTTACCTACTTAGAAGATTCTCTTTTGACTAATAGAACCATCAAAATATTTAACTCCTCAAAATTAGGAGGAGAAGTGCCGATCACCGTTCAAAATAGAGCAAACGAGCACAACTCTCGGTAAAAAAAATCCCTTGTCTGTCTCTCCCTTGGCTCAGACGCGTCCACACCGAGTTCGCTTCCTTCAAATTTCATGCATCCTACAATCACCCCTCACGCCCGCCTACATTCACAGCCCCGATGACCTCTAGCGAGATTCCGGCGAACTTTTTGTCTTCATTTTTTCATCTTTCTCGCCGTTTCCACCCACGGTGGCGCTCCTCCCCATCGTCCCCGACTACGAGAAAAGCTGCACCACACGCGGAGGAGCACCTACGGAGGAAAAACTCATGTACAGGAAAAATCATGCATAGAAAAATAGCCACCAACCACCATCACAGATTTCCATGAATCTTTGCATTCTAGACAACGCCATCGGGGCACTAGGAGAAGACAAGTGGAAGAACCCATCAATATGAGGAAGCGCGCATACCATGGCCTATGGAGGACGAATTTCGCCTACTTTCTCGGCTATTTTGTCGCACGCTTACATCGCGCACGGTGAGCCAATATGAAAACTTTGCCACCATCATAGGTCTTAACTAGCTTATGAGCATCATCTACTGATGAGAATTCATTGCTGGCCGTGTGGAAGGATGAAAAAGAATAAGAGGTAGAGGAAGAGATATTTTCATGTAGGTTCTAGTTCATTTGAGGAGTTAAGTCTAAGGGTTCAGTAAGCTACACGGTTTTTAAACTCTTTAAATTTGAGGAGTTGATGTTTGAACGTTTGTGGAGTTAAAATTTAGGGGTTCGGCTAGAGAGGGATTCAGTTAGAGATGCTTTTAGAGAAGAATGCTAGCAACATACCCTCAAGATATTTTTCATTCCACATTTTGTTTCTCCGTAAATAGGATGAGCTAGATAATCTCAAAAATTAACTGCGAGAACTAGTAATAAACAATTATAGGCAATATGGAGTTACAGAGGTGCAAAGTGTAGCGGTTAATTAGCTACCCACAACACAATCTTGAAAATTACTAACAGCAAAAACTATACTAAAAATTAATTAGACTATTTGACAATGAGCACCCTCTAGTTATGCGAAATCAAACAACCTTTCTACAACTTCGACCAAGACCATACGGTCCATACTCGTACGGGCGGGGATGGGCAATGCCACGGTGGAGGCCAACTCCGGTGGTCCCGTACACCGGCAGCTCATTACCGTACGACCCGTCGCGATCCCACCGGCCGCTCTCCGAAGCCGTGGCCGCGAGATTCTCGAGCTCGAACAGGTCGGAGCTCGCGTCGCTGCTCTTCTCGCCGCCGTCGATGTGCGCCTCCACGTCCGCCGGCCGGagcagctcctcctccacctccaccaccggAATCCGGCGGCAGCGTCCCACTGCCGCGGCGGCCACGGCCAGCTCACCGTCAATGTCCAGGAACCTCACGGTCCGAGTACTCCGGCTCCGGCTCGGCCGCGCTGCAGATGGTGGCGGCGTCTTGGACAGGCAGGACCGCGCGTACGACGGCGCTGTGGAGCACGCGGGCTCCTGGTCCGCCGGGGCCGTCCGCTGAGAGGAATGACGCTTCCCGGCGAAGATGGAGTTGAGCAGGCTGGCGAGCCGCGCGCCGGGGGATGCCGGCCTGCTGCAGCCGCGGGCGGCGGCCGCCGGCTTCTTCGTCCTCGCCGTCTTCTCCGGAGcgggatgctgctgctgctgcctcggcGCCGCGCCGCCGGACGTGCGGATGCGGTTGAGGCGGCCGAGGGAGTACTCCACCTCGGACGAGGAGAAGTACCCTCTGCCGGAGCAGTCCGCGGCCGCGGCGCCCTGCGTCGGCTGCTCGCCGCGCGCCCGGTGGCTGGCGGCCAAGGcgggcttgtagtagtagtaatgcaGGGCGGCCTCCTCCTGCTTCTTGGCCGCAGCCGCCGCCCTTGCTGCCGCCGAcgccgacctcgccgccgccgcgcttctCGCCTCGGGGCCGTCCATGGAGTCGCATATCGCGTCCAGCAGCGTGGAGGAGAAGGACGGCTGGTCGGCCGGCCGCCTCGGCGCCCTGGGCCGCGCCGGCGCGGGCGCCCACCTCATGTCCATCGCCGATCGATATGCGCACTCAGCCGAGCGGAGCGGAGCGGAGGAGAGCAGCAGGCGGCGCGGCAATGATGGTGCAGGGGGAGGCGAGCTAGGCTAGGCGTGGAGGGGAAAGCGAGCGGCAACGGCGGGCGGGCGGGCGTGTGATTTGATTCGACCGATCGATCGGGGAGGAGTGGTGTGGTGTGGAGTGGAGTGGAGCAGTGCGGGCGGGCGTGCGGGCGAGGGGATCTTGTTGCCGGGACGGGCGGGGCCCGCCTTCATTCCCCTGTCTGGCTGGCCGTCCATGCTTCACATCGAGCTTCTCTTCCTTGCCCGTGCCGTCTCACTCCCTGTCTCTCTCttgccctcttttcctttcgcTTTGTCGGCACTTCTTCGCGGCCACTTGGCTCGCCATTTACCATCTCGATATTACCCCTCTGTGAATACGTCACGTCGTAGTGTATATATGTGCGGTTAAATTCTCATGCGTGACccctgcaaaaaaaaaaatcaTGAGTATGAAATTTTCACTCATGTTGTATGAAATTTTTAGCTTTCCCTGCAAAAATAGAAAAATATTATGTCTGGTGAAGTGAAACTGATAATATTAGATTTGCATCAGTAGAGGACATAATCCGAAGCTGGGTCCAAAATTGACGTGTTGATGTGAGCTCAGGCGCTCTGTAAATAGGAATCAGTTTTCTACCTCTTTCAAATTGATGTTCAgtatcttcttcttgttgttgtttccACACTTCATTTTTCTATCCTACCATTCCATTACATAATTTATTTCATTTTCAAGATTGTGTGCCAAATTAAGGAGAAGGCATCAAAGGATGAATGTGTCACATATCTTTCTTGCTTCGGGTGAAATCTTCTCAATGACCAACGAATCGAAAGGCATCCAACCACTAAACACGGCTCCGTCACCTAGCTGATAAATATATGAGCTAATGTGTACTGAAATGCAAATTCTAGGCAATTATATGTATCAGCATATGAATTTAAACTTCCTGAAATGCTAGGTGTGGAGCGCTTTGTCTGAACGCAATTGAAATGCGTGATTATAATCTACTGGTTGTGTTACAACCATGCATTATGATATTATCTGATAATTGTGTGTCCTAATGAATTGATCTGACACTAGCTCTCCAATATGTTTGCCTAGTAGTCTATTAACTGTGATTTGATTAGATGGCAGCTGCTGAGCCGATCAACAGTTACTCCAAACATCTCTGTAATAATTACACACCACTGACATTGTTTGTGCATTGCTTCCATTGTATTGTCATCAGTTGTCTTAACCAGTACAATAGTTTATTTCTCGAACTATTGCTTTTTTGAGTTTCGGAAAGGCACACCACAAGAATGTATGATATGGATTCCTATTAACCAGCGAGTAAATTTTGCATCCGACCTGTAAAATTAGTTAAAGAATAAGAAAAGTCGATGATCATGTTCTTGGATTTGTATGTTCAAGCATCATTGCATGGATGTTGAGTGCATCAAATGAGAAaaactcaggtggaagaggagggggCTAACCTTATATCGAAGTAGGTGGAATTTCACCGTGGAAGTGTCGTCATCGTTGTTGCCAGAGGGGACAAGAACTTGGCGGAGGAGAGATCCAGGGAAGGAGCAGCGCAAGGACCATAGACATCGCGGTTACTGGAGCGTGGTGGCGGAGCACCGGAGGGAGAGTGGCGGGGTCGTCTCTCAAGTCACCAGCGGAGAAGTTCGGAGGCGAAGCACTGGATCTTGCTCGTCTTCTCCTTTCACTTGTTGCGCTCGCGGTTCTGACGCCCccaattcgaccgtacactaatcatagacgcaaatgtgtacgatcaagatcagggactcacaggaatataccacaacacaactctagacacaaatgaaATAATACAAACTTTacattacaagtcaggggccttgagggctcgaatacatagctcgatacacaagagtcagcggaagcaacaatatctgagtacagacataagttaaacaagttttgcattaagaaggctagcacaaaagtaacaacgatcaaagaggcaaggcctcctgcctgggacctcctagatactcctggtcgtcggaggtcttcacgtagtagtaggcaccctcggggtagaagTAGCCattggcggtggcatctggctcctggatccatcaactggttgcaacaaccggaaagaagaaagaaggggggaaaggtgtagcaaagcaactgtgagtactcacccaaagtactcgcaagcatcagatctatactaactatgcattggtatcaaataaaAGGTTTGTATctttggactgaactgtagaatgtcaGAACAGAGGGAAGGCctggcctatcgaagactagcatcttcaagcagctccaaacatcttgcagcatgtagaagagtaaagaatagcattttaaCATTTAACAAGCACGTTGTAATATTAACGCCCAgatatccttcctcgactccctgcgagaaagcaatcccggagccacatatccatcacatatctcaagtatccatttctagttgcaaTAGATCAGGATACCACTCCGAGCGTCCATTACCGTGGAAacatctattcgaatagataaacttccctacaagggtgcaccacattacccaacacgctagattactctggccggacacacttgggTCAATGCCCggtctcggaagatcaacacatcgctgccctactaggctcagcagagaggtccccgccggtctacatcctttgcattccggggtcttgggcccatcgcccgttgcactctggGTCGTTGCAAGCAGGGCGGACCTAGGCACCACCTCTggggtgccggcccagccgtgccgcaatgctgaattaggcgtctgacaaagcttcggatgatactacgacgccgagtgcccataactgttccgacatggtggttagtgtgtataggccagtggccaactcagatcaaatacccaaatcCTTAGTGTGTTaggagcttgcggagacgagcagagactcacgataatatGACCCCGTCACCCCGTCTCGAGGAAATATGGCAAGGGCTAGCCCAACCCACTCGGGGGCGGCCTGCCTGCCCGGCCGTGCCTCGTAAATATCTCgcaggtgctctccgggcccgaccgactttcacatcaactcgcgggtacccctcagggccgacccgacttcaacaatggtctcaagtaaagttcaGGTAAGCGTGTGTCCATAACATCAAGGGGGatttgaggaatcaccctcgatggaatccACATGATGTAATCATCAAGGCGAACAtacgaggaaccaccctcgaggttcatacttgaggtgttgcacgacagagtcgtataggGAGTGGTGAATAAGgagatcaaaccattgcatccttgcatcatctttattggttcttgtttggtgtttctctttttgagttttagagcttatggtcatcttcatgacaagctatAGTTCATCGAAAACCAATTTCCTATGCATCTTCTTTTGTGTTTTCGGCGTTGGAGTTTTCACCGGTCTTATTTGAGAAAGGGctctcaccattttattttgggtattttcTTAATTTCTATTTCTTGAtacttctatcaagattgtgttatcccTTGTCTTTAGCTTTCCAATaaacttggtttcatcaaattcggaGTTTGTTTGCAAAAGTTGTGACCGCTTCAATTTTATCGGTTCCCGCATCTCTCTACCTagtgcgggtgcccggggtcacCCGAGCCCCTCCAAAGTGATCTCTCTGGCCGGTTCGGGTGCCCGGGGTCATCCCggtgctccctctcctcctccgatCACCTCGGGTGCCCGGGGTCTTGGACCCGGGTGTCCGggatcctccgcctcctcctctcgcCTCCCTCCAGGTGACCGGGGTTGGGACTCCCAGGTGCCCGGCCCCTTGTCGCTGTGCTTCCCTTGTTTTTCCGGGTGCCCGGGGTATTCCTCCAGGGTGCCCGGAGTTTATTGGCTTTTTCTCTGGGTTGTCCGGGTGCCCGGGGTACAAGGGCCATATTTTTCTTGGGGTATTTGTACCCTGTTCTTCCTCCTCTAACCTAAGAAATCTGAGCAAGTTTTCCCGCCACCATTGTTGACCTCTTGGAGCTTGCTATCTcagtccctccatggattctttctagttttttttggggggggggaggaggtctagatccacatttccaccaatcactttctcctctatgtgaggggaaccccttggatctataacttggagttcttggtgttctccttcttgttcttcctctcattttcttccatAGCTTtcattgctttggtgggatttgggagtgaGGTATTTGGGCACTCCTGTGCCCTTGTCATTGCATTAGTTGCAttcgtttgagttctccacggtgatacgtggaagtgaaaagTTGAGAATCTTATtagtcttgggtgcttggtaccctagagcttgttcctcttgggtgcttgggcaccctagacggttggtggtgcttcagagctcaatcattctggtgtaaagctccgggaaagcatcggggtctccaattaggttgtggagatcgccctgagcaatttgtacgggttccagtgaccgccccaagggttgccaaagtgtacgagttcggtgactgagggagtcctggattagggggtcctcggacagccggactatatactttggccgcactattggactatgaagatacaagattgaagactttctcccatgtccggataggactctcctttgcgtggaaggcaagcttggaaattcgtatatgtagatctccttctctgtaaccgactttgtgtaaccctagccccctccggtgtctatataaaccggagggtttagtccgtaggacaacaacaatcataatcataggctagcttctagggtttagcctctatgatctcgtggtagatcaactcttgtaatactcatatcatcaagatgaatcaagcaggaagtaggg encodes:
- the LOC119302590 gene encoding protein BIG GRAIN 1-like, with translation MDMRWAPAPARPRAPRRPADQPSFSSTLLDAICDSMDGPEARSAAAARSASAAARAAAAAKKQEEAALHYYYYKPALAASHRARGEQPTQGAAAADCSGRGYFSSSEVEYSLGRLNRIRTSGGAAPRQQQQHPAPEKTARTKKPAAAARGCSRPASPGARLASLLNSIFAGKRHSSQRTAPADQEPACSTAPSYARSCLSKTPPPSAARPSRSRSTRTVRFLDIDGELAVAAAAVGRCRRIPVVEVEEELLRPADVEAHIDGGEKSSDASSDLFELENLAATASESGRWDRDGSYGNELPVYGTTGVGLHRGIAHPRPYEYGPYGLGRSCRKVV